Proteins found in one Solitalea lacus genomic segment:
- a CDS encoding response regulator — MPIKVTIADDHIVVLNGLKMMLENQPNISIISTNINGTELLDSLAIQQPDVLLLDIQMPGMTGLELSPIIAKTYPEVKIITLTNFEASHYVKQMIRNGVAGYLLKNTDRETLIKAIETVYEGEQFIDRHIQKVLLEESLSGKKVSSYEVPLTKREKEILKLVAEEKSNQDIADMLFISLRTVETHRLNLSQKLNIKNTAGLVKEAIKRGLV; from the coding sequence ATGCCAATTAAAGTAACTATTGCAGATGACCATATAGTCGTATTAAATGGATTGAAAATGATGCTGGAGAATCAACCAAACATCAGCATTATTTCAACCAATATAAATGGGACAGAACTGTTGGACTCATTGGCCATTCAGCAGCCTGATGTCTTATTGCTAGATATTCAAATGCCTGGTATGACCGGATTGGAGCTTAGTCCGATTATTGCTAAAACTTATCCGGAAGTGAAAATCATTACTCTTACCAATTTTGAAGCGTCTCATTATGTGAAGCAAATGATTAGAAATGGTGTTGCCGGCTATCTTTTAAAAAACACAGATCGGGAAACATTAATTAAAGCCATTGAAACGGTTTATGAAGGTGAGCAATTCATCGACCGACATATTCAGAAAGTATTACTTGAAGAAAGTCTTTCAGGGAAGAAGGTATCATCCTATGAGGTTCCTTTAACCAAACGTGAAAAGGAAATTTTGAAACTGGTAGCAGAAGAGAAGAGCAATCAGGATATAGCTGACATGCTTTTCATTAGTTTACGAACAGTTGAAACGCATCGTTTAAACCTTTCACAAAAACTAAATATTAAAAATACGGCCGGGTTAGTTAAGGAAGCTATTAAAAGGGGATTAGTTTAA
- a CDS encoding amylo-alpha-1,6-glucosidase — translation MSPNSIIQLENKFYISANSSYADDRTKILNHTDTFGIFDRWGDIKQLGDEVEGLYHQGTRFISNLEFKLNNMRPVLLSSSIKEENELLSVDLTNPAIIFTEKQEKTSIPKGEIYIGRSKFVRNGECYESINITNYGSEIYEVQASLKFQADFKDIFEVRGFNREKRGEIFEIKHNNKQEIIIKYKGLDKIIRTTSIVLNESPNDWEDQSKAIYHLVLNPHQSVIIQYAIRCTIGNDVHKKLISYTKAQKQLLDDLDKSKNIFAHILTSNEQFTHWTNRSLMDLKSLLAETNHGYYPYAGVPWYNTAFGRDGIITALETLWIAPQIAQDTLLFLAHNQSVKENAQQDAEPGKILHETRDGELVECGEIPFKQYYGSVDSTPLFIVLCGSYYRRTGDIEFIKTIWPHIETALEWIDKYGDNDNDSFIEYSHKSVNGLFNQGWKDSHDSISHSSGQLAFPPIALCEVQGYVYDAKIKAAELAKALGKTEKSIQLTNEAKKLKLLFNKRFWNEKSGWYALALDGKKNPCQVKSSNAGHTLYSEIADANKAKRLAENLLEEDMFSGWGIRTLATGEKRYNPMSYHNGSVWPHDVAIIASGFSKYGFHEKTMKLLGAMFDASIFLESQRLPELFCGFSRRTGEGPTSYPVACSPQAWAVGAVFMLIEACLGMEINALEKKIIFKHPNLPSFLKHITIENIKIGNNSASIEFTRHKNNVKITVIHKPEGWKICKSK, via the coding sequence ATGAGTCCAAATTCAATTATCCAACTGGAAAACAAGTTCTATATTTCTGCAAATTCATCCTATGCTGATGATAGAACAAAAATTCTAAATCATACCGATACTTTCGGAATATTTGACCGCTGGGGAGATATTAAACAACTAGGAGATGAAGTAGAAGGCCTTTATCATCAAGGCACAAGATTTATAAGCAACTTAGAATTTAAACTCAACAATATGAGACCCGTATTGTTGAGCTCATCAATAAAAGAAGAAAATGAACTCCTTTCTGTTGACTTAACCAATCCTGCCATAATATTCACTGAAAAACAGGAGAAAACATCCATTCCAAAAGGGGAAATCTATATAGGAAGAAGCAAGTTCGTACGAAACGGAGAATGTTATGAGTCTATAAACATTACCAATTACGGGTCAGAAATTTACGAAGTACAAGCATCATTAAAATTTCAGGCTGATTTTAAGGACATTTTTGAAGTAAGAGGGTTCAATAGAGAAAAAAGGGGAGAAATATTTGAAATAAAACACAATAACAAACAGGAAATTATAATAAAATACAAAGGCCTGGATAAAATTATCAGAACAACATCTATTGTCTTAAATGAAAGCCCTAATGATTGGGAAGATCAGTCTAAAGCCATCTATCATTTAGTTCTTAATCCTCACCAGAGTGTCATTATTCAATATGCTATTAGGTGCACAATTGGCAATGATGTACATAAGAAGCTTATTAGTTATACCAAAGCTCAAAAGCAATTACTGGACGATTTAGATAAAAGCAAAAATATATTTGCACATATCTTAACTTCTAATGAACAGTTTACACACTGGACCAATCGGTCCTTAATGGATTTAAAATCGTTGCTGGCAGAAACAAATCACGGATACTACCCTTATGCAGGTGTTCCATGGTACAATACTGCCTTTGGCCGAGACGGAATCATCACAGCCTTAGAAACTTTATGGATAGCTCCGCAAATCGCCCAAGATACCTTATTATTTTTAGCTCATAACCAATCGGTTAAAGAAAACGCCCAACAAGATGCAGAGCCGGGGAAAATTTTACACGAAACCAGAGATGGGGAGTTAGTTGAATGTGGCGAAATCCCTTTTAAACAATATTATGGATCAGTTGATTCTACACCTTTATTTATAGTTTTATGTGGTTCATATTATAGAAGAACAGGTGACATTGAATTTATAAAAACTATATGGCCACATATTGAGACCGCACTTGAATGGATTGACAAATATGGAGATAATGATAACGACTCTTTTATTGAGTATAGTCATAAAAGTGTTAATGGATTATTTAACCAGGGATGGAAAGATTCACACGATTCAATTTCGCATTCTTCAGGTCAACTGGCCTTTCCCCCTATAGCACTATGTGAAGTGCAGGGATATGTATATGACGCTAAAATTAAAGCTGCCGAATTAGCAAAAGCCTTAGGTAAAACCGAAAAATCAATCCAATTAACCAATGAAGCTAAAAAACTGAAATTATTATTTAATAAAAGGTTTTGGAACGAAAAAAGTGGCTGGTATGCTTTAGCGTTGGATGGAAAGAAGAATCCGTGCCAGGTTAAATCATCTAATGCCGGCCATACCCTTTATTCTGAAATTGCAGATGCAAATAAGGCTAAAAGACTTGCTGAAAATTTATTGGAAGAAGATATGTTTTCAGGCTGGGGTATAAGAACACTGGCAACAGGAGAGAAAAGGTATAATCCTATGTCCTATCACAATGGCTCAGTTTGGCCACATGATGTTGCAATAATTGCAAGTGGATTTTCGAAATATGGATTTCATGAAAAAACAATGAAATTACTAGGAGCCATGTTCGACGCTTCTATTTTCCTTGAATCCCAACGGCTTCCTGAACTGTTCTGTGGCTTTTCACGAAGAACAGGTGAAGGTCCTACATCATACCCTGTAGCCTGTTCTCCTCAGGCTTGGGCAGTTGGAGCAGTTTTCATGTTGATTGAAGCCTGTTTAGGCATGGAAATAAATGCATTGGAGAAAAAAATCATTTTTAAACACCCTAACCTCCCCTCTTTTCTTAAACATATAACCATTGAAAATATTAAAATCGGAAACAACAGTGCATCTATTGAGTTTACTAGGCACAAAAACAATGTTAAAATTACAGTTATACATAAACCAGAAGGTTGGAAAATTTGCAAATCCAAATAA
- a CDS encoding AraC family transcriptional regulator has translation MVKELLTYISYHLEEKISLEQLAKISGYSPFHLHKVLKLELQDSIGNYIKQQKMKKAAYLIGLTNTPINKVKFLVGYDNDSSFARAFKDVYNISPSAFRENNDLKRKIVHLDEDYVSLNCKAVKFKEQQAFVFPSYGNYFSKTIYQIWKDVALYLQANKLDQEQFEYYAILHNCQHLDMETPLRYDAALVPKNEALLRINPFLKFTMPSERFAIYRFCSKVSDYQQNSLVITRHLMESSGFEHREGVAYFRFHQFPDWTDPDNLLLDWYMPIK, from the coding sequence ATGGTAAAGGAATTACTCACATATATTAGTTATCACCTGGAAGAAAAGATCTCCCTGGAGCAGCTTGCAAAAATTAGTGGCTATTCACCTTTTCATTTGCATAAAGTACTTAAACTGGAGTTACAGGATAGTATTGGTAATTACATTAAGCAGCAGAAGATGAAAAAAGCAGCTTACCTTATTGGGCTCACTAATACTCCAATCAATAAGGTAAAATTCCTTGTGGGTTATGATAATGACTCATCTTTTGCCAGAGCATTTAAAGACGTATATAACATCAGCCCTTCTGCCTTTAGAGAAAACAATGATTTAAAAAGGAAAATTGTTCATCTGGATGAAGACTACGTTTCCCTTAATTGCAAAGCCGTAAAGTTTAAGGAGCAGCAAGCTTTTGTCTTCCCTAGTTATGGCAATTATTTTTCAAAGACCATTTATCAAATTTGGAAAGATGTGGCTCTTTATTTACAAGCCAACAAACTGGACCAGGAGCAGTTCGAATATTATGCTATCCTCCATAACTGTCAGCACCTGGATATGGAAACGCCTTTACGATATGATGCAGCACTTGTCCCTAAGAATGAAGCTTTACTGCGCATTAACCCTTTCCTAAAGTTTACTATGCCATCAGAAAGATTTGCCATATATCGCTTCTGCTCAAAGGTATCTGATTATCAACAAAACTCACTCGTCATCACTCGTCATTTGATGGAGTCTTCTGGTTTTGAACACAGAGAAGGAGTAGCTTATTTTCGGTTCCATCAATTCCCCGATTGGACAGATCCTGATAATCTTTTATTGGACTGGTATATGCCCATTAAATAA
- a CDS encoding sulfatase-like hydrolase/transferase, which translates to MKKILSLVFLVFVVLSVSGQNTKVANSRPNVIFICADDLGYGDLSCYGASKIRTPNLDQLAATGIRFSDGHSTSATCTPSRYALMTGEYPWRKQGTGILPGDAALIIPTNKTTLPNLFKKAGYKTGIVGKWHLGLGEAVAKDWNGDIKPGPNEVGFDYSFIFPATADRVPTVFLENHKVIGLDANDPMYPQL; encoded by the coding sequence ATGAAAAAAATCTTATCTCTGGTTTTTCTTGTTTTCGTTGTACTTTCAGTTTCAGGACAAAATACAAAAGTGGCCAATAGCAGGCCTAATGTTATTTTTATTTGTGCCGATGATTTGGGGTATGGTGATTTGAGCTGTTATGGGGCCTCGAAAATTAGAACGCCAAATTTAGATCAGTTGGCTGCTACCGGAATTCGTTTTTCAGATGGACATTCTACTTCCGCAACATGTACTCCATCTCGTTACGCACTTATGACAGGAGAATATCCGTGGCGTAAACAAGGTACCGGTATTTTACCGGGTGATGCAGCCTTAATTATTCCAACTAACAAAACAACGTTACCTAATCTCTTTAAGAAAGCTGGTTACAAAACAGGTATTGTAGGTAAATGGCATTTGGGCTTAGGTGAAGCTGTTGCTAAAGATTGGAATGGGGATATTAAACCTGGGCCGAATGAAGTTGGTTTTGATTATTCCTTTATTTTTCCAGCTACTGCAGATAGGGTGCCGACTGTGTTTTTGGAAAACCATAAAGTAATTGGTTTGGATGCTAATGACCCTATGTATCCTCAGCTCTAA
- a CDS encoding YegP family protein produces MGKFVTKKGKDGQFYFNLKADNGQVILSSEGYTTTNARDNGIESVRTNASNDGRFERSTSSNGKPYFTLKASNGQVIGKSELYESEAGRDNGIESVKKNAPAATVIEE; encoded by the coding sequence ATGGGAAAATTCGTGACAAAAAAAGGTAAAGACGGTCAGTTTTACTTTAATCTTAAGGCCGACAACGGTCAGGTTATTCTTAGCAGTGAAGGTTATACAACTACTAATGCCAGAGATAATGGTATTGAGTCGGTAAGGACAAATGCTTCCAATGATGGGCGTTTTGAACGCAGTACATCAAGTAATGGTAAGCCTTACTTTACTTTAAAGGCTAGTAATGGACAAGTAATTGGAAAGAGCGAGCTTTATGAAAGTGAAGCCGGACGTGATAACGGTATTGAGTCAGTAAAGAAAAACGCACCGGCGGCTACTGTTATAGAAGAATAA
- a CDS encoding CsbD family protein, with amino-acid sequence MDKLELKGKWNEIKGKIKQQYADFTDDELLYQEGKEDELLGRLQQKTGKTRDETIKWLRSL; translated from the coding sequence ATGGATAAGTTAGAATTAAAAGGAAAATGGAATGAGATTAAAGGTAAAATTAAGCAGCAGTATGCAGATTTTACCGATGATGAACTGCTTTATCAGGAAGGTAAAGAAGATGAATTATTAGGCCGGCTCCAACAAAAAACTGGTAAAACAAGGGATGAAACAATAAAGTGGTTACGGTCATTATAA
- a CDS encoding NAD(P)/FAD-dependent oxidoreductase: MGRLIFYKAPHLCAYYLVEAGLKPTLIDGRTVALGSTCASTSLLQYEIDTPLTLLSALIGEKNAARSYLLCLNALEKLSKLVLKIGFNDFTEKHSFQFASYQKDKDLLNKEYAIRKRWNIDIELLNEKDILNTFKFKAPAGLLSKNGAQTDAYLLTHKILQYLIKKGIQVYDRTPIIEFHHSKNGVRLVTANNFNIKAKKVIYATGYESVNLINKNILKLKSTYVIASEQFSHANFWAYHNCMIWETAHPYLYLRTTNDTRIIIGGKDVDFYNATRRDNLLKSKKAVLERSFNQLFPEIQFKTEFSWCGTFSKTKDGLPYIGNYSNMQNSYIALGFGGNGITFSVISAEIIRDILLGKKNSDAALFKFNR; encoded by the coding sequence ATGGGGCGTCTAATATTTTATAAGGCGCCCCATTTATGCGCTTACTATCTGGTCGAAGCGGGCCTAAAACCAACTTTAATTGATGGACGAACAGTTGCCCTCGGAAGCACCTGTGCCAGTACCTCATTGCTGCAATATGAAATTGATACTCCTCTTACCTTATTATCAGCTTTAATTGGCGAAAAGAATGCAGCCAGAAGTTACCTGCTATGCTTAAACGCCCTTGAAAAATTAAGCAAACTGGTTCTTAAAATCGGATTTAATGATTTCACTGAGAAACATAGCTTCCAATTTGCATCATATCAAAAAGATAAAGACTTGTTGAATAAGGAGTACGCAATTAGAAAACGTTGGAATATTGATATTGAACTACTGAACGAAAAAGATATTCTAAATACATTCAAATTTAAAGCTCCGGCAGGTTTGTTATCAAAAAACGGAGCACAAACAGATGCTTATTTATTAACGCACAAAATCTTGCAATATTTAATTAAGAAAGGTATTCAGGTTTATGACCGAACCCCAATAATTGAGTTTCATCATTCAAAAAACGGAGTCAGGCTGGTAACAGCCAATAATTTTAACATAAAAGCCAAAAAAGTTATTTACGCTACAGGTTATGAGTCTGTTAATCTAATAAATAAAAATATTTTAAAGCTTAAATCAACCTATGTAATTGCTAGTGAGCAATTTTCACATGCAAACTTTTGGGCATATCATAATTGCATGATTTGGGAAACAGCCCATCCTTATTTATACCTTCGAACAACTAACGATACTCGAATTATTATAGGAGGTAAAGACGTTGATTTCTACAATGCAACCCGAAGAGACAATTTGCTTAAATCAAAAAAAGCTGTATTAGAACGTTCGTTTAATCAATTATTCCCTGAAATACAATTTAAAACTGAGTTTTCCTGGTGCGGAACGTTCAGCAAAACAAAAGATGGTTTACCTTATATCGGTAACTACAGCAATATGCAAAATAGTTATATTGCTTTAGGTTTTGGAGGAAACGGAATTACATTTAGTGTTATTTCCGCTGAGATTATTAGAGACATCCTTTTAGGTAAAAAAAATAGCGATGCAGCACTCTTCAAATTTAACCGATAA
- a CDS encoding glycosyltransferase family 4 protein has protein sequence MRIAQVAPLYEATPPKKYGGTERVVSYLTEELVKKGHEVTLFATEDSVTNATLVSCSKTGLRFGTPLTDPLATHFAMMHEVAHRSNQFDIIHFHVDYLHFPFSSSNSYHHITTLHGRLDLPDLIPLYKKYIDIPLVSISHNQRKPLPFVNWLQTVYHGLPNDLYQLNANAGQYLAFIGRISPEKRVDHAIEIAKAVGMKIRIAAKVDKVDEEYFKTNICHLLDHPLVEFLGEIDEIEKKNFLSNAAALLFPIDWPEPFGMVMIEAMASGTPTIAFNRGAVPEIIENGLTGFIVNDIPSAIKAVNNIPLICRKSCRQIFEDRFTVEHMTNNYLDVYSRITAKKRTIATLNNQNTIS, from the coding sequence TTGAGAATAGCGCAAGTAGCCCCACTTTACGAAGCTACCCCCCCTAAAAAATATGGAGGTACAGAAAGGGTGGTTTCTTACCTGACCGAAGAGCTTGTGAAGAAAGGTCATGAAGTAACATTATTTGCAACAGAAGACTCCGTAACCAACGCTACACTTGTATCATGTAGTAAAACGGGTTTAAGGTTTGGCACTCCCCTTACTGACCCCTTAGCTACGCATTTTGCTATGATGCATGAAGTGGCACATCGCTCTAATCAATTTGACATCATTCATTTTCATGTTGATTATCTTCATTTTCCTTTTTCTTCGAGCAATTCATATCACCACATTACCACCTTACATGGCAGGCTAGATTTACCTGATCTCATCCCATTATATAAAAAGTATATAGATATACCTTTAGTTTCTATTTCACACAATCAGCGCAAACCGTTACCATTTGTAAATTGGCTGCAAACGGTTTATCATGGGCTACCCAATGATTTATATCAATTAAATGCTAATGCAGGTCAGTACTTAGCTTTTATAGGCAGAATCTCTCCCGAAAAAAGAGTGGATCATGCAATAGAAATAGCAAAAGCTGTAGGCATGAAAATTCGGATCGCCGCCAAAGTTGATAAAGTTGATGAAGAATACTTTAAAACAAACATTTGTCATTTATTGGATCATCCGTTAGTTGAATTTTTAGGTGAAATTGACGAAATTGAAAAGAAAAATTTTCTCAGTAATGCTGCGGCTTTATTATTTCCAATAGATTGGCCAGAGCCTTTTGGGATGGTGATGATAGAAGCAATGGCTAGCGGAACCCCAACCATCGCCTTTAACAGGGGGGCTGTTCCGGAAATAATTGAAAATGGGTTAACAGGTTTTATAGTTAATGATATCCCAAGCGCTATTAAGGCTGTTAATAACATTCCTTTAATTTGCAGAAAGAGCTGCCGTCAAATTTTTGAAGATCGGTTTACGGTTGAACATATGACCAACAATTATTTAGATGTCTATTCAAGAATTACCGCTAAAAAGAGAACAATTGCAACTTTAAACAACCAAAACACCATATCATAA
- a CDS encoding DUF4142 domain-containing protein: MIIKPIVMKNKCFVLVAVAASITLLSCNQKSDKKATTVDSAGYTTNNDTNIIEHDGGTMPEAGTKDMKDDDKFLIETYQAGLFEIEASKLAQKNAASAEVKVLAKKIENDHNKANNQISALAKKNNVSLSNVLTDKNQSKYNDLTALTGKDFDKKYVNEMVDSHKIAIDEFEKKSKNANSPEIQEFAVKTLPTLTAHKAEADVLKEKI, encoded by the coding sequence ATGATTATAAAACCTATTGTAATGAAAAATAAATGTTTTGTTTTGGTTGCTGTAGCAGCAAGCATAACTTTATTATCATGTAACCAAAAAAGTGATAAAAAGGCAACAACAGTAGATTCAGCAGGCTATACCACCAACAATGATACAAACATTATTGAACATGATGGCGGTACGATGCCTGAAGCCGGCACTAAAGACATGAAAGATGATGATAAGTTTTTAATAGAAACCTATCAAGCCGGATTATTTGAAATAGAGGCATCTAAACTTGCTCAAAAAAATGCGGCATCCGCTGAAGTAAAAGTATTGGCAAAGAAAATTGAGAATGATCACAATAAAGCAAATAATCAGATTTCTGCTTTGGCAAAAAAGAATAATGTATCCTTAAGCAATGTCTTAACAGATAAAAATCAATCAAAATACAATGATCTGACTGCTTTAACAGGCAAAGATTTTGATAAAAAATATGTTAATGAAATGGTAGACAGTCATAAAATTGCAATTGATGAATTTGAAAAGAAATCAAAAAATGCAAACAGCCCTGAGATTCAAGAATTTGCTGTAAAAACACTACCAACATTAACAGCTCACAAAGCGGAAGCTGATGTTTTGAAAGAAAAAATATAG
- a CDS encoding ArsR/SmtB family transcription factor, giving the protein MEARRDVFQAIADPTRRAIIGMIAQRPVNVNTIAEQFDVSRQAISLHLKILAECGLLNIKQLGRERFCEAKLEKLNEVHEWVEQYHKLWSARFKALKNFIEQEELPTLNTNREKPKNIKKK; this is encoded by the coding sequence ATGGAAGCGCGCAGAGATGTTTTTCAGGCCATAGCCGACCCAACAAGAAGAGCAATAATAGGAATGATTGCTCAGCGACCCGTAAATGTCAATACAATTGCAGAGCAATTTGATGTTAGCCGTCAGGCGATTTCCCTACATCTTAAGATTCTTGCTGAATGCGGTTTATTAAATATAAAACAACTTGGCAGAGAGCGCTTTTGTGAAGCAAAACTCGAAAAATTAAATGAAGTGCATGAATGGGTAGAGCAATACCACAAATTATGGTCTGCAAGATTTAAGGCTCTCAAAAACTTTATTGAACAGGAAGAATTACCAACTCTAAATACCAACAGGGAAAAACCTAAGAACATTAAAAAAAAGTAA
- a CDS encoding tetratricopeptide repeat-containing sensor histidine kinase, with the protein MLFKKLFCFYAVGCLSVGSATAVYGQAKQDSNTVKNLLDSALALESSNKQTALNCYQTAITVSKKINYALGEAKSLHNSGLVQYDLAQYEAARRFFNSAISRYRTIRNGKGMSSCYSNIGNCYQLQDKFDSALIYYQKAIDVSQQYGLTESAGRGYNNMGMVFRKLKQSQKAYDYYSKAFQLAQKSKDSLNMGIALINQGTILDDLGKKEEFYKKQLQALKLGELSNNNYLMKLTSFNIGEYFCLKKDYKSAIQYGEKSLEYSLKLGIPYETERIKPILARFYFLNGDYAKAKSILLESLKQSKKIDASDITLDAYSILQELYEAKGDYKQAYKYQSLAKQLNDKIFNETQVKAIHELEVRYHTSQKDKQLANNNLQLAQKDLQIQRKNSWIIITVSAIGLLLTIVLIIYQTYINKQKLHQQKLIALAKEKEVQVLEAMINGEEKERTRIAKDLHDGVGGMLSAAKMHFSVFKTDNPQMVNLSGFDKALGLLDESANEVRKTAHNLMPELLITHGLKDALSFFCQRISTPITTVEFVSIGGVPRFKQSFELSVYRIVQELMNNVIKHSEAKEAIVQISCHDDLLAITVEDDGKGFNHNGAGKNGIGLSSLHSRVESFNGSMKIDSEEKRGTTIYLEFDIAKLKVLAGSELV; encoded by the coding sequence ATGTTATTCAAAAAACTATTCTGTTTTTATGCAGTTGGTTGTTTATCTGTGGGGAGTGCAACAGCTGTGTATGGACAAGCAAAACAAGACAGCAATACAGTCAAGAATTTACTAGATTCGGCCTTGGCGCTTGAAAGTAGTAATAAACAAACTGCCTTAAACTGTTACCAAACTGCCATTACAGTAAGTAAAAAGATTAATTATGCTTTGGGGGAAGCCAAGTCATTGCACAATTCAGGTTTAGTGCAATATGATTTAGCGCAATATGAGGCCGCCCGGCGTTTCTTCAATAGTGCAATTTCACGGTACAGAACCATAAGGAATGGTAAGGGTATGAGCTCGTGCTATAGTAATATTGGCAACTGTTACCAGCTTCAGGATAAATTTGACAGCGCCTTAATTTATTATCAGAAGGCTATTGATGTTTCGCAACAGTATGGGCTTACAGAATCTGCCGGACGCGGATACAATAACATGGGAATGGTATTCCGTAAGCTTAAACAATCCCAAAAAGCTTATGATTATTATTCCAAAGCGTTTCAGCTGGCCCAAAAAAGTAAAGACTCCTTAAACATGGGAATTGCCTTAATTAATCAGGGAACGATTCTGGATGATTTGGGTAAAAAAGAGGAGTTTTATAAAAAGCAATTACAGGCGCTTAAACTTGGAGAGCTTTCTAATAATAATTATTTAATGAAGCTTACTTCTTTTAATATTGGGGAGTATTTCTGTTTAAAGAAAGATTATAAATCAGCTATTCAATATGGTGAAAAAAGTTTGGAGTATTCATTAAAACTGGGAATTCCATATGAAACCGAACGAATTAAACCCATATTGGCTAGGTTTTATTTTTTAAATGGAGATTATGCAAAAGCAAAATCCATTTTATTGGAATCGCTTAAACAATCAAAAAAAATTGATGCCTCTGATATTACGCTCGATGCTTATTCCATTTTACAAGAGCTTTATGAAGCTAAAGGCGATTATAAACAGGCTTATAAATATCAATCTCTTGCCAAACAATTAAATGACAAGATATTTAATGAAACCCAGGTTAAAGCCATTCATGAGCTGGAAGTTAGATATCATACCTCTCAAAAAGACAAGCAGTTAGCCAATAATAACTTGCAGCTTGCACAAAAAGATCTGCAAATTCAGCGTAAAAACTCATGGATAATTATTACCGTATCGGCCATAGGGTTGTTGTTAACTATTGTTTTGATCATTTACCAGACTTACATAAACAAGCAAAAATTGCATCAGCAAAAATTGATTGCTTTGGCAAAAGAAAAAGAAGTACAGGTGCTTGAGGCCATGATAAATGGAGAAGAGAAGGAACGGACCCGAATTGCTAAAGATTTACATGATGGCGTTGGAGGAATGCTTTCAGCTGCTAAAATGCATTTCAGTGTGTTTAAAACTGATAATCCTCAAATGGTCAACCTTAGCGGTTTCGACAAGGCTCTAGGGTTGCTTGATGAATCGGCTAATGAAGTGCGTAAAACGGCTCATAACCTGATGCCTGAGTTGCTCATCACCCATGGGCTAAAAGATGCCCTTTCTTTTTTCTGTCAACGGATATCGACCCCTATAACCACAGTTGAATTTGTTTCTATTGGAGGGGTGCCGCGTTTTAAGCAAAGCTTTGAACTTTCAGTGTATCGCATTGTTCAGGAATTGATGAATAACGTTATTAAACACTCCGAAGCGAAGGAGGCCATTGTACAGATCAGTTGCCATGACGATTTATTGGCGATCACCGTTGAAGACGATGGAAAGGGGTTTAATCATAATGGAGCCGGTAAAAACGGAATTGGCTTGTCAAGTCTTCATTCGAGAGTAGAATCGTTTAATGGTAGTATGAAAATTGATTCAGAAGAAAAAAGAGGAACAACCATTTATCTCGAATTCGACATAGCCAAATTAAAGGTACTTGCCGGAAGTGAATTAGTATAA
- a CDS encoding L,D-transpeptidase family protein — translation MSIIFIPVGDKQVEGDKKTPEGLYTINDKNSNSGYYKNLGISYPNQQDIVEAKKLGKSPGGEVKIHGLKNGMGFIHKFQRWVDWTMGCVAVTNEEMEELYSHTPIGTTIEIRP, via the coding sequence TTGTCTATTATTTTTATTCCGGTCGGCGATAAACAAGTTGAGGGGGATAAGAAAACTCCAGAGGGACTTTATACAATAAATGATAAAAATTCGAACAGCGGCTACTATAAAAATTTGGGCATTTCCTATCCTAATCAACAGGATATTGTTGAAGCAAAAAAGCTAGGAAAATCCCCAGGGGGAGAAGTGAAAATTCATGGACTTAAAAACGGAATGGGCTTTATCCATAAATTTCAACGTTGGGTTGATTGGACAATGGGATGTGTTGCTGTAACCAATGAGGAAATGGAAGAGCTTTATTCGCATACCCCAATTGGAACAACTATTGAAATTCGACCATAA